AGCAGTTGCTGAGCGTTGTTGGCGTCAACCGCGAGCTGCTGCTGACCGATTTACTGTTAAATGTGGAGCGTTACCTGCACTCCGGCGTGACGCTTCCTGTATCCCATCTATAAGAGAGACATTATGTTTTTAGTCGACTCGCACTGCCATCTCGATGGCCTTAACTATGAAACGCTGCATAAAAATGTGGACGATGTGCTGGCGAAAGCCGCCGCGCGCGATGTGAAGTTCTGCCTCGCGGTTGCCACGACGCTGCCCGGATACCGGTCAATGCGTGAATTAGTCGGCGAGCGTGAGAATGTGGTTTTCTCCTGCGGCGTACATCCGCTTAATCAGGATGAAGAGTACGAGGTGGAAACCCTGCGCCAGCTGGCGGCAGAAGAGGGTGTGGTGGCAATGGGTGAAACCGGCCTCGACTACTTCTATACCCCGGAAACCAAGCCGCGCCAGCAGGAGTCTTTCCGCAACCATATCCGCATTGGGCGCGAGCTGAATAAACCGGTGATTGTGCATACGCGTGACGCGCGCGCCGATACGCTGGCGATTTTACAAGAAGAGAAGGTGCAGGATTGCGGCGGCGTACTACACTGCTTTACCGAAGATCGTGAAACGGCCGGTAAGCTGCTGGATATGGGTTTTTATATCTCCTTTTCCGGCATCGTAACCTTCCGTAACGCTGAGCAGCTACGTGACGCCGCGCGCTATGTGCCGCTCGATCGCCTGCTGGTGGAGACGGATTCACCCTATCTGGCACCGGTGCCGCACCGCGGGAAAGAGAACCAGCCCGCCATGACGCGCGATGTTGCAGAGTATATGGCGGTGCTGAAGGGTGTCTCCATTGAAGAGCTTGCCCAACAGACGACGCAAAACTTTGCCCGCCTGTTCCATATCGCCCCGTCGCGTCTGCAATTAGCCTGAAAAGCAGCTTATTTTAGTACTCGTAATTAATAACCGATAAGAGTAAAGTTCACCGCCATAAAATGGGCGGTGACGGTTACAATTTGACCTAAACAGAGCGGCAAATGTAAGGCAATGTGAGTTTTATTGTCGATGCTGGCTGAAACGTGATAGCGGTCAAACAAACCTGAAACGATTTATTTTACTCTG
This Kosakonia cowanii JCM 10956 = DSM 18146 DNA region includes the following protein-coding sequences:
- a CDS encoding metal-dependent hydrolase encodes the protein MFLVDSHCHLDGLNYETLHKNVDDVLAKAAARDVKFCLAVATTLPGYRSMRELVGERENVVFSCGVHPLNQDEEYEVETLRQLAAEEGVVAMGETGLDYFYTPETKPRQQESFRNHIRIGRELNKPVIVHTRDARADTLAILQEEKVQDCGGVLHCFTEDRETAGKLLDMGFYISFSGIVTFRNAEQLRDAARYVPLDRLLVETDSPYLAPVPHRGKENQPAMTRDVAEYMAVLKGVSIEELAQQTTQNFARLFHIAPSRLQLA